In Leptospiraceae bacterium, a genomic segment contains:
- a CDS encoding crossover junction endodeoxyribonuclease RuvC, giving the protein MKILGVDPGLERTGWGIIETKDRRLLEAGLITTAPEFSFQRRLFIISRDFEFVLHRYPIQWVYVEKLYFSSKTAKNMADVLQARGVILSVVGKYEIPLKEIPPTQIKKSITNNGRAKKEDVIRTLKKLYGIEDPSFTDDVYDAIAVALSFT; this is encoded by the coding sequence ATGAAGATTTTGGGCGTGGATCCGGGCTTAGAACGAACAGGCTGGGGTATCATAGAAACCAAGGATCGTCGTCTTTTAGAAGCAGGATTGATTACAACTGCTCCAGAGTTCTCTTTCCAGCGTAGGTTGTTTATCATTTCCCGGGACTTTGAATTTGTGCTTCATCGATACCCCATCCAGTGGGTTTACGTGGAAAAACTTTATTTTTCTTCGAAAACAGCCAAAAACATGGCTGATGTTCTCCAGGCACGAGGAGTGATTTTATCCGTTGTGGGAAAATACGAAATCCCACTTAAAGAAATCCCACCGACCCAAATCAAAAAATCCATCACCAACAACGGAAGAGCCAAAAAAGAAGACGTCATTCGCACCCTGAAAAAACTTTATGGCATTGAGGACCCAAGCTTCACGGATGATGTTTATGATGCCATTGCCGTAGCTCTGTCTTTTACT